The Methylomicrobium lacus LW14 genome window below encodes:
- a CDS encoding murein hydrolase activator EnvC family protein has product MRTRIVTCIVLGVLAKECAAEEVTLKGDLGVVRSGIAVVKKKIQAMLLQKEAVADQLADIENRYGESAATLKRLQDDIVQNRRQMKLIHQDIVLQKDEIALHHKALAAQLRADFVMSRTGKLKLILNHQDLAKASRMVVYHDYLRRQRLKKLAVMQKSVAGLAELESRQREEAMLMQRDVEKNRLEQSSLELLRNERNKLLAEIEQDYSSGEQQLNRLKESENELKELIDTQAKWENQPADDQGAETLATDEQSQSEKQDAAKVDFERLKGQLPWPVSEKAASKGMQSLWDGILIEAPEGAEVRAVTRGKVVYSQWLSGYGLLMILDHGNGFMTLYGFNQSLYKKVYDWVEAGEVIAGAGQSGGRSQSGLYFGIRRNGKPVDPLAWYPG; this is encoded by the coding sequence ATGCGGACAAGGATTGTAACCTGCATCGTTTTGGGGGTGCTGGCGAAGGAATGCGCTGCCGAAGAGGTCACGCTCAAGGGGGACTTGGGCGTGGTCCGATCCGGCATCGCGGTGGTCAAGAAAAAAATACAAGCGATGCTGCTGCAAAAGGAAGCGGTGGCGGATCAACTCGCCGATATCGAAAACCGCTATGGCGAAAGCGCGGCGACGTTGAAAAGGCTGCAAGACGACATCGTGCAAAATCGCCGCCAGATGAAACTGATCCACCAAGACATTGTGCTGCAGAAGGATGAGATCGCCTTGCATCATAAGGCGCTGGCGGCGCAGTTGCGCGCCGACTTCGTAATGAGCCGGACCGGAAAATTGAAGTTGATTCTGAACCATCAGGATCTGGCGAAGGCGAGCCGGATGGTGGTCTATCATGATTATTTGCGCCGGCAGCGGCTGAAGAAGCTGGCGGTCATGCAAAAGTCGGTCGCCGGGCTCGCCGAGCTGGAAAGCCGGCAGCGGGAAGAAGCGATGCTGATGCAGCGCGATGTCGAGAAAAACCGCCTCGAGCAAAGCTCGCTCGAACTGTTGCGGAACGAAAGAAACAAGCTGCTCGCCGAAATCGAGCAGGACTATTCGTCCGGCGAACAGCAGCTCAATCGCCTGAAAGAGAGCGAGAATGAACTGAAGGAACTGATTGATACACAGGCGAAATGGGAGAATCAGCCGGCGGACGATCAGGGGGCGGAAACTCTTGCTACTGATGAGCAGTCTCAGTCGGAAAAGCAGGACGCGGCCAAGGTCGATTTCGAGCGGCTCAAGGGACAATTGCCGTGGCCGGTTTCAGAAAAGGCGGCTTCCAAAGGGATGCAGAGCCTCTGGGACGGCATCCTGATCGAGGCGCCGGAAGGCGCGGAAGTACGCGCGGTGACTCGCGGCAAGGTCGTTTATTCGCAATGGCTGTCCGGTTACGGCTTATTGATGATCCTTGATCACGGCAACGGCTTCATGACCTTGTACGGTTTTAATCAGAGCCTCTATAAAAAGGTCTATGACTGGGTCGAGGCGGGAGAGGTGATCGCGGGCGCGGGGCAAAGCGGCGGGCGGTCGCAGTCGGGTTTATATTTTGGCATTCGCAGGAATGGCAAGCCGGTTG